The Lactuca sativa cultivar Salinas chromosome 2, Lsat_Salinas_v11, whole genome shotgun sequence genome includes a window with the following:
- the LOC111882527 gene encoding serine carboxypeptidase-like: MENLMILLPLILLLAPPASTTTLTLDNPSFPSTQAKNMIRDFNLFPEHEINIVEGDAGLRSSSVQQKTIVEKSFKFPNFTDPNGASVADLGHHAGYYQIEHSHAARMFYFFFESRGKKTDPVVIWLTGGPGCSSELALFYENGPFKIQKNSSLVWNEYGWDQASNLLYVDQPTGTGFSYSTDERDIRHNEQGVSDDLYDFLQAFFKEHPEFAKNDFFITGESYAGHYIPAFAARVHKGNKAKEGIHINLKGFAIGNGLTDPLVQYQAYTDYALDMGIIKDSDYKQINKKLPLCETAIKLCGTDGTVACMAAYMACNTIFSSIKSIAGNINHYDIRKECEGRLCYDFSNMESFLAKKSVKEALGVGDIDFVSCSPVVYQAMLVDWMRNLEAGIPHLLEDGIKLMIYAGEYDLICNWLGNSRWVHAMEWSGKKEFGASAELPFEVDGSEAGLFKTHGPLTFLKVHDAGHMVPMDQPKAALSMLKRWMRGSLSETAAEPQSAVYSE; the protein is encoded by the exons ATGGAGAATTTGATGATCCTTCTCCCGCTTATTCTTCTTCTTGCACCGCCTGCTTCGACGACGACTCTTACTTTGGACAACCCTAGTTTCCCATCAACTCAAGCGAAGAACATGATCAGGGACTTCAATTTGTTCCCAGAACATGAGATCAACATTGTTGAGGGCGATGCTGGTTTACGATCGTCGAGTGTCCAGCAGAAGACCATAGTTGAGAAATCTTTTAAATTTCCAAATTTTACCGATCCGAATGGCGCATCTGTCGCTGATTTAGGTCATCATGCTGGTTACTACCAGATTGAACACTCCCATGCTGCGCG GATGTTCTACTTTTTCTTCGAATCACGTGGTAAAAAAACAGACCCTGTTGTTATCTGGTTGACTGGAGGTCCAGGTTGTAGCAGTGAGCTTGCACTTTTCTATGAAAATGGCCCGTTCAAGATCCAAAAGAACTCTTCTCTTGTGTGGAATGAGTATGGATGGGATCAG GCATCCAACCTATTATATGTTGACCAACCAACTGGAACCGGCTTTAGTTACAGCACTGATGAAAGAGACATTCGACACAATGAACAGGGTGTCAGTGATGACCTATATGACTTTTTACAG GCCTTCTTTAAAGAGCATCCTGAATTTGCAAAGAACGACTTCTTCATCACTGGAGAATCATATGCTGGTCATTACATTCCTGCTTTTGCTGCTCGAGTCCACAAAGGAAACAAAGCTAAAGAAGGAATCCATATAAACTTAAAG GGGTTTGCCATTGGAAATGGACTCACCGATCCACTAGTTCAATACCAGGCATACACTGATTATGCACTGGACATGGGAATAATTAAGGACTCTGATTACAAACAAATCAACAAAAAACTTCCATTATGTGAAACTGCAATTAAACTTTGTG GCACTGATGGAACAGTGGCTTGCATGGCTGCATACATGGCATGCAACACCATTTTTAGTTCAATCAAATCCATTGCTGGAAATATCAat CATTATGACATAAGAAAGGAGTGTGAGGgaagattatgttatgactttTCAAACATGGAGAGTTTTCTTGCTAAGAAATCTGTGAAGGAGGCTCTTGGAGTTGGAGATATTGATTTTGTATCTTGTAGTCCTGTTGTATACCAGGCTATGCTTGTAGACTGGATGAGGAATCTTGAAGCTGGCATCCCTCACCTCCTTGAAGATGGAATTAAATTGATGATATATGCTGGAGAATATGATCTCATCTGCAATTGGCTCG GTAATTCAAGATGGGTCCATGCAATGGAATGGAGTGGCAAGAAAGAGTTTGGTGCATCTGCTGAACTTCCTTTTGAAGTTGATGGGTCTGAAGCTGGTTTATTTAAGACCCATGGGCCACTCACTTTCCTCAAG GTTCATGATGCGGGGCATATGGTTCCAATGGATCAACCAAAGGCAGCTTTAAGCATGTTAAAGAGGTGGATGAGGGGATCGCTTTCTGAAACTGCAGCTGAACCTCAATCTGCTGTTTATTCTGAGTAA
- the LOC111882538 gene encoding serine carboxypeptidase-like 49 isoform X2 → MFYFFFESRGKNTDPVVIWLTGGPGCSGELALFYENGPFKIQNDSSLVWNEYGWDQVSNLLYVDQPTGTGFSYSTDERDIRHNEQGVSDDLYDFLQAFFKEHPELVNNDFFITGESFAGHYIPAFAARVVKGNKAKEGIHINLKGFAIGNGLTDPLVQYPAYTDYALEMGLIKESDYKDINKHLPLCETAIELCGTDGTEACMAACEACDAIFTSIKSIAGNINHYDIRKECVGSLCYDFSVLENFLDEKSVREALGVGDLDFVACSPVVNQALIVDWMRNLEPGIPLLLADGIRLLVYAGEYDLICNWLGNSRWVHAMEWSGKKEFGASPELPFEVDGFEVGLFKTHEPLTFLKIYDAGHMVPMDQPKAALSMLKRWMRGSLSETASQTHSVVDSDTNSFI, encoded by the exons ATGTTTTACTTTTTCTTCGAATCACGTGGTAAAAATACAGACCCTGTTGTTATTTGGCTGACTGGAGGTCCAGGATGTAGTGGTGAGCTTGCACTTTTCTATGAAAATGGTCCTTTCAAGATCCAAAATGACTCTTCTCTGGTGTGGAATGAGTATGGATGGGATCAG GTATCCAACCTATTATATGTTGACCAACCTACTGGAACCGGCTTTAGTTACAGCACTGATGAACGAGACATTCGACACAATGAACAGGGTGTGAGTGATGACCTATACGACTTTTTACAG GCCTTCTTTAAAGAGCATCCTGAACTTGTAAATAATGACTTCTTTATAACTGGAGAATCATTTGCTGGTCATTACATTCCTGCTTTTGCTGCTCGAGTCGTCAAAGGAAACAAAGCTAAAGAAGGAATCCATATAAACTTAAAG GGATTTGCCATTGGAAATGGACTCACTGATCCACTAGTTCAGTACCCGGCATACACTGATTATGCACTGGAAATGGGATTAATTAAGGAGTCTGATtacaaagacatcaacaaacatCTTCCATTATGCGAAACAGCAATTGAACTTTGTG GTACTGATGGAACAGAGGCTTGCATGGCTGCATGCGAGGCATGTGACGCCATTTTTACTTCAATCAAATCCATTGCTGGAAATATCAAT CATTATGACATAAGAAAGGAGTGTGTGGGGAGTTTATGCTATGACTTTTCAGTGTTGGAGAATTTTCTTGATGAGAAATCTGTGAGGGAGGCTCTTGGAGTTGGAGATCTTGATTTTGTTGCTTGCAGTCCTGTTGTAAACCAGGCCCTGATTGTTGATTGGATGAGGAATCTTGAACCTGGTATCCCTCTTCTCCTTGCAGATGGGATTAGATTGTTGGTATATGCTGGAGAATATGATCTCATCTGCAATTGGCTCG GTAACTCAAGATGGGTTCATGCAATGGAATGGAGTGGTAAGAAAGAGTTTGGTGCATCTCCTGAACTTCCATTTGAAGTTGATGGGTTTGAAGTTGGTTTATTTAAGACCCACGAGCCACTCACTTTCCTCAAG ATTTATGATGCGGGGCATATGGTTCCAATGGATCAACCAAAGGCAGCTTTAAGCATGTTAAAGAGGTGGATGAGGGGATCACTTTCTGAAACTGCATCTCAGACTCATTCTGTTGTTGATTCGGATAcaaatagttttatttaa
- the LOC111882534 gene encoding exocyst complex component SEC8 isoform X1: protein MGLFDNLPVPQDKAYLRDDLENVDESWTVARFDSLPHVVHILTSKDRDAEVQTLKDQSDIVEEVVDEVVQTYHGGFNRAIQNYSQILRLFSESTQSIRTLKVDLGNAKKVISARNKQLHQLWYRSMTLRHIISLLDQIENIAQVPSRINKLIDDNQYYAAVQVHVQSSRMLEREGLQTVGALQDVRSELTKLRGVLFYKVLESLHAHLYNTGEYSSATPSMNEKDDAIPTTTVAAFSMNHSQSLSRRTRLQKGDSHVGIASSVDGGSSYDGHDDDDNQDSADMKNTARLPTWLTESTPDEFVEIMRKSESPIHVKYLQTMVECLCMLGKVAAAGAIMCQRLRPTIHEIITSKIKAQAEYVNSCRAGVGQAARTATTGLHYVKGQLQSYQLPKHKHKNGSLLAGTLLAVSPVSPVMAPMGAAQNAAKELLDSILDAIVRIFDNHVVVGELLESKSSQKAPMNTPKSMVTEISGNPDSESSKDTGGYTIGFSMTVLQSECQQLICEILRATPEAASADAAVQTARLANKAPSKEKGDKTEDGLTFAFRFTDASVSSQGADLIRQGRNRKGQNVQEGYGSSSLLPEQGIYLAASVYRPVLQFTDKIAAMLPQKYSQLGNDGLLAFVENFVKDHFLPTMFVDYRKGVQQAISSPAAFRPRANPATAYTPSVSKGRPVLQGLLTIDFLAKEVLGWAQAMPKFSGDLVKYVQTFLERTYERCRASYTEAVLEKQSYMLIGRHDIENLMRRDPASAFLPTSLAHAHANGDNHIADAESDGVELEISALLMKLRPIKQESLIRDNNKLILLASLSDSLEYIADSIERFGNASAKASDEEVEQEMNDVKPTPGHGHHKRNASVAHKDLASFADDYRKLAIDCLKVLRVEMQLETVFNMQVMATREYLEDQDAEEPDDYVISLITQITRRDEVIGPFIAPTKRNYVFGGICAVASHASIKALAEMKRINLFGVQQICRNTIALEQALSAIPSIDNESVQMRLDHVRTYYELLNMPVEALLAFVTEHDTLFTAIEYYNLLKVQVPGREVPDDAKGRMAEILPI, encoded by the exons ATGGGACTCTTTGATAATTTGCCTGTTCCTCAAGATAAAGCG TATTTAAGAGATGATCTTGAGAATGTAGATGAGAGCTGGACTGTGGCACGATTTGATTCGCTACCTCATGTTGTCCATATCTTGACCTCAAAAGATCGAGATGCAGAAGTCCAAACATTGAAAGACCAGAGTGATATTGTTGAGGAAGTTGTGGATGAAGTTGTTCAAACTTATCATGGTGGATTCAACAGAGCAATTCAAAATTATTCACAAATATTGCGGTTATTTAGTGAGTCTACTCAAAGCATCCGCACACTTAAAGTTGATCTGGGCAATGCAAAAAAAGTCATTAGTGCTCGCAACAAACAGTTGCATCAGCTTTGGTATCGATCCATGACATTGAGACACATTATCTCCTTGTTAGATCAAATTGAAAACATAGCTCAG GTCCCATCTCGTATTAACAAGCTTATTGATGACAATCAGTATTATGCAGCAGTCCAAGTTCATGTTCAATCATCTAGAATGCTTGAAAGAGAGGGACTTCAAACA GTTGGTGCTCTTCAAGATGTCCGATCTGAGCTGACAAAATTGCGGGGTGTTCTCTTTTATAAAGTGTTGGAATCTTTGCATGCTCATCTTTATAATACTGGTGAATATAG CTCAGCTACCCCTAGTATGAATGAGAAGGATGATGCTATTCCAACCACCACAGTTGCTGCATTTTCAATGAATCATTCACAGTCTCTTTCCCGAAGAACCAGATTGCAGAAAGGCGACAGTCATGTTGGAATTGCCAGTTCCGTTGATGGAGG TTCCTCATATGATGGCCATGATGATGATGACAATCAAGATAGTGCTGACATGAAGAATACTGCTCGTCTTCCAACATGGCTTACTGAATCCACTCCTGATGAATTTGTT GAAATAATGAGAAAAAGTGAATCTCCTATTCATGTGAAGTATCTGCAGACTATGGTTGAGTGCCTTTGCATGCTTGGCAAAGTTGCAGCTGCTGGTGCTATAATGTG CCAAAGATTAAGACCTACAATTCATGAGATTATTACATCAAAGATCAAAGCACAGGCAGAATATGTAAATTCTTGTAGAGCTGGTGTTGGGCAGGCTGCCCGAACTGCTACAACAGGTCTTCATTATGTAAAAGGGCAGTTGCAGAGCTACCAGTTaccaaaacataaacataaaaacgGGTCATTGTTAGCTGGAACATTATTGGCAGTTAGCCCTGTCTCACCTGTGATGGCTCCCATGGGAGCTGCACAGAATGCAGCAAAGGAACTTCTTGATTCTATTCTAGATGCTATTGTTCGGATATTTG ACAACCATGTGGTTGTTGGGGAGCTTCTTGAATCAAAATCTTCTCAAAAAGCACCAATGAACACACCGAAATCTATGGTGACTGAGATATCTGGGAACCCTGATTCTGAATCATCTAAGGACACAGGAGGCTACACTATTGGCTTTTCCATGACAGTTCTACAG AGTGAATGCCAACAACTCATTTGTGAGATTCTGcgagcaactcctgaagctgcatcTGCTGATGCTGCTGTTCAAACAGCTAGACTTGCAAACAAGGCTCCTTCAAAAGAAAAGGG GGATAAGACAGAAGATGGCCTTACATTCGCCTTTCGCTTCACTGATGCTTCAGTATCCAGCCAAG GTGCTGATTTGATTCGACAAGGGCGAAATAGGAAAGGTCAAAATGTCCAAGAGGGTTATGGTTCATCTTCCCTCCTACCAGAACAAGGCATATATCTAGCAGCATCTGTATACCGACCTGTTCTACAGTTTACAGATAAAATAGCTGCAATGCTGCCTCAAAAGTATTCTCAACTAGG GAATGATGGATTGTTGGCATTTGTTGAAAACTTTGTAAAAGATCACTTTTTGCCAACTATGTTTGTAGATTACAGAAAAGGCGTGCAACAAGCAATATCAA GTCCCGCTGCATTTCGCCCACGAGCAAATCCTGCTACTGCTTACACCCCTTCAGTTTCCAAGGGTCGGCCTGTCTTACAAGGACTTTTAACCATTGATTTTCTCGCAAAAGag GTGCTTGGGTGGGCACAAGCAATGCCAAAATTTTCTGGTGACCTTGTGAAGTATGTGCAAACTTTTCTTGAAAGAACATACGAAAGATGTCGGGCATCATACACTGAG GCAGTTCTTGAGAAGCAGAGTTATATGCTTATTGGAAGACATGACATTGAAAATTTGATGCGACGTGATCCAGCAAGTGCATTTTTGCCAACTTCACTTGCTCATGCTCATGCCAATGGAGATAACCATATTGCTGATGCTGAATCTGATGGGGTTGAATTGGAAATCAGTGCTCTTCTCATGAAACTAAGGCCAATCAAACAG GAGTCTTTAATTCGTGATAACAACAAACTTATATTGTTGGCATCCCTTAGTGATTCATTGGAGTACATTGCCGATTCTATAGAAAG GTTTGGAAATGCATCAGCAAAAGCATCTGATGAAGAAGTGGAACAAGAGATGAATGATGTTAAGCCGACACCTGGGCATGGGCATCATAAACGAAATGCTAGTGTAGCTCATAAGGACCTGGCATCATTTGCTGATGATTACAGAAAGCTAGCAATTGATTGCTTGAAGGTTTTACGTGTTGAGATGCAGTTAGAAACAGTTTTCAATATGCAG GTAATGGCAACACGGGAATACTTGGAGGACCAAGATGCTGAGGAACCTGATGATTATGTTATATCTTTAATCACCCAg ATAACTCGTAGAGACGAGGTAATTGGTCCTTTCATTGCTCCAACAAAACGAAACTATGTATTTGGTGGAATCTGTGCTGTTGCTTCACATGCATCCATCAAG gcTTTGGCGGAGATGAAACGCATCAATCTTTTTGGGGTACAGCAGATATGTAGGAATACAATTGCATTAGAACAG GCTTTGTCTGCGATCCCATCAATTGATAATGAATCAGTGCAAATGAGGTTAGATCATGTGAGAACTTACTACGAACTGCTAAACATGCCAGTGGAG GCATTACTTGCCTTTGTTACAGAGCATGACACATTATTCACTGCCATAGA GTACTATAATCTTCTAAAGGTGCAGGTACCTGGTAGGGAAGTTCCAGATGATGCCAAAGGTAGGATGGCTGAGATCTTGCCTATTTAA
- the LOC111882538 gene encoding serine carboxypeptidase-like isoform X1 — protein MENLMILLPLILLLASLASTTALTSDNPSFPSTQAKKMIRDFNLSPEREINIVEDDGGLRLSSVQQNSIVEKRFKFPKFTDPNGASVADLGHHAGYYQIKHSHAARMFYFFFESRGKNTDPVVIWLTGGPGCSGELALFYENGPFKIQNDSSLVWNEYGWDQVSNLLYVDQPTGTGFSYSTDERDIRHNEQGVSDDLYDFLQAFFKEHPELVNNDFFITGESFAGHYIPAFAARVVKGNKAKEGIHINLKGFAIGNGLTDPLVQYPAYTDYALEMGLIKESDYKDINKHLPLCETAIELCGTDGTEACMAACEACDAIFTSIKSIAGNINHYDIRKECVGSLCYDFSVLENFLDEKSVREALGVGDLDFVACSPVVNQALIVDWMRNLEPGIPLLLADGIRLLVYAGEYDLICNWLGNSRWVHAMEWSGKKEFGASPELPFEVDGFEVGLFKTHEPLTFLKIYDAGHMVPMDQPKAALSMLKRWMRGSLSETASQTHSVVDSDTNSFI, from the exons ATGGAGAATTTGATGATCCTTCTCCCGCTTATTCTTCTTCTTGCATCGCTTGCTTCGACGACGGCTCTTACTTCAGACAACCCTAGTTTCCCATCAACTCAAGCGAAGAAGATGATCAGGGACTTTAATTTATCCCCAGAACGCGAGATCAACATTGTTGAGGATGATGGTGGTTTACGATTGTCGAGTGTCCAGCAGAATTCGATAGTCGAGAAACGATTTAAATTTCCAAAGTTTACCGATCCAAATGGCGCATCTGTCGCTGATTTAGGTCATCATGCTGGTTACTACCAGATTAAACACTCCCATGCTGCGCG GATGTTTTACTTTTTCTTCGAATCACGTGGTAAAAATACAGACCCTGTTGTTATTTGGCTGACTGGAGGTCCAGGATGTAGTGGTGAGCTTGCACTTTTCTATGAAAATGGTCCTTTCAAGATCCAAAATGACTCTTCTCTGGTGTGGAATGAGTATGGATGGGATCAG GTATCCAACCTATTATATGTTGACCAACCTACTGGAACCGGCTTTAGTTACAGCACTGATGAACGAGACATTCGACACAATGAACAGGGTGTGAGTGATGACCTATACGACTTTTTACAG GCCTTCTTTAAAGAGCATCCTGAACTTGTAAATAATGACTTCTTTATAACTGGAGAATCATTTGCTGGTCATTACATTCCTGCTTTTGCTGCTCGAGTCGTCAAAGGAAACAAAGCTAAAGAAGGAATCCATATAAACTTAAAG GGATTTGCCATTGGAAATGGACTCACTGATCCACTAGTTCAGTACCCGGCATACACTGATTATGCACTGGAAATGGGATTAATTAAGGAGTCTGATtacaaagacatcaacaaacatCTTCCATTATGCGAAACAGCAATTGAACTTTGTG GTACTGATGGAACAGAGGCTTGCATGGCTGCATGCGAGGCATGTGACGCCATTTTTACTTCAATCAAATCCATTGCTGGAAATATCAAT CATTATGACATAAGAAAGGAGTGTGTGGGGAGTTTATGCTATGACTTTTCAGTGTTGGAGAATTTTCTTGATGAGAAATCTGTGAGGGAGGCTCTTGGAGTTGGAGATCTTGATTTTGTTGCTTGCAGTCCTGTTGTAAACCAGGCCCTGATTGTTGATTGGATGAGGAATCTTGAACCTGGTATCCCTCTTCTCCTTGCAGATGGGATTAGATTGTTGGTATATGCTGGAGAATATGATCTCATCTGCAATTGGCTCG GTAACTCAAGATGGGTTCATGCAATGGAATGGAGTGGTAAGAAAGAGTTTGGTGCATCTCCTGAACTTCCATTTGAAGTTGATGGGTTTGAAGTTGGTTTATTTAAGACCCACGAGCCACTCACTTTCCTCAAG ATTTATGATGCGGGGCATATGGTTCCAATGGATCAACCAAAGGCAGCTTTAAGCATGTTAAAGAGGTGGATGAGGGGATCACTTTCTGAAACTGCATCTCAGACTCATTCTGTTGTTGATTCGGATAcaaatagttttatttaa
- the LOC111882534 gene encoding exocyst complex component SEC8 isoform X2 codes for MLIFIILVNIATPSMNEKDDAIPTTTVAAFSMNHSQSLSRRTRLQKGDSHVGIASSVDGGSSYDGHDDDDNQDSADMKNTARLPTWLTESTPDEFVEIMRKSESPIHVKYLQTMVECLCMLGKVAAAGAIMCQRLRPTIHEIITSKIKAQAEYVNSCRAGVGQAARTATTGLHYVKGQLQSYQLPKHKHKNGSLLAGTLLAVSPVSPVMAPMGAAQNAAKELLDSILDAIVRIFDNHVVVGELLESKSSQKAPMNTPKSMVTEISGNPDSESSKDTGGYTIGFSMTVLQSECQQLICEILRATPEAASADAAVQTARLANKAPSKEKGDKTEDGLTFAFRFTDASVSSQGADLIRQGRNRKGQNVQEGYGSSSLLPEQGIYLAASVYRPVLQFTDKIAAMLPQKYSQLGNDGLLAFVENFVKDHFLPTMFVDYRKGVQQAISSPAAFRPRANPATAYTPSVSKGRPVLQGLLTIDFLAKEVLGWAQAMPKFSGDLVKYVQTFLERTYERCRASYTEAVLEKQSYMLIGRHDIENLMRRDPASAFLPTSLAHAHANGDNHIADAESDGVELEISALLMKLRPIKQESLIRDNNKLILLASLSDSLEYIADSIERFGNASAKASDEEVEQEMNDVKPTPGHGHHKRNASVAHKDLASFADDYRKLAIDCLKVLRVEMQLETVFNMQVMATREYLEDQDAEEPDDYVISLITQITRRDEVIGPFIAPTKRNYVFGGICAVASHASIKALAEMKRINLFGVQQICRNTIALEQALSAIPSIDNESVQMRLDHVRTYYELLNMPVEALLAFVTEHDTLFTAIEYYNLLKVQVPGREVPDDAKGRMAEILPI; via the exons ATGCTCATCTTTATAATACTGGTGAATATAG CTACCCCTAGTATGAATGAGAAGGATGATGCTATTCCAACCACCACAGTTGCTGCATTTTCAATGAATCATTCACAGTCTCTTTCCCGAAGAACCAGATTGCAGAAAGGCGACAGTCATGTTGGAATTGCCAGTTCCGTTGATGGAGG TTCCTCATATGATGGCCATGATGATGATGACAATCAAGATAGTGCTGACATGAAGAATACTGCTCGTCTTCCAACATGGCTTACTGAATCCACTCCTGATGAATTTGTT GAAATAATGAGAAAAAGTGAATCTCCTATTCATGTGAAGTATCTGCAGACTATGGTTGAGTGCCTTTGCATGCTTGGCAAAGTTGCAGCTGCTGGTGCTATAATGTG CCAAAGATTAAGACCTACAATTCATGAGATTATTACATCAAAGATCAAAGCACAGGCAGAATATGTAAATTCTTGTAGAGCTGGTGTTGGGCAGGCTGCCCGAACTGCTACAACAGGTCTTCATTATGTAAAAGGGCAGTTGCAGAGCTACCAGTTaccaaaacataaacataaaaacgGGTCATTGTTAGCTGGAACATTATTGGCAGTTAGCCCTGTCTCACCTGTGATGGCTCCCATGGGAGCTGCACAGAATGCAGCAAAGGAACTTCTTGATTCTATTCTAGATGCTATTGTTCGGATATTTG ACAACCATGTGGTTGTTGGGGAGCTTCTTGAATCAAAATCTTCTCAAAAAGCACCAATGAACACACCGAAATCTATGGTGACTGAGATATCTGGGAACCCTGATTCTGAATCATCTAAGGACACAGGAGGCTACACTATTGGCTTTTCCATGACAGTTCTACAG AGTGAATGCCAACAACTCATTTGTGAGATTCTGcgagcaactcctgaagctgcatcTGCTGATGCTGCTGTTCAAACAGCTAGACTTGCAAACAAGGCTCCTTCAAAAGAAAAGGG GGATAAGACAGAAGATGGCCTTACATTCGCCTTTCGCTTCACTGATGCTTCAGTATCCAGCCAAG GTGCTGATTTGATTCGACAAGGGCGAAATAGGAAAGGTCAAAATGTCCAAGAGGGTTATGGTTCATCTTCCCTCCTACCAGAACAAGGCATATATCTAGCAGCATCTGTATACCGACCTGTTCTACAGTTTACAGATAAAATAGCTGCAATGCTGCCTCAAAAGTATTCTCAACTAGG GAATGATGGATTGTTGGCATTTGTTGAAAACTTTGTAAAAGATCACTTTTTGCCAACTATGTTTGTAGATTACAGAAAAGGCGTGCAACAAGCAATATCAA GTCCCGCTGCATTTCGCCCACGAGCAAATCCTGCTACTGCTTACACCCCTTCAGTTTCCAAGGGTCGGCCTGTCTTACAAGGACTTTTAACCATTGATTTTCTCGCAAAAGag GTGCTTGGGTGGGCACAAGCAATGCCAAAATTTTCTGGTGACCTTGTGAAGTATGTGCAAACTTTTCTTGAAAGAACATACGAAAGATGTCGGGCATCATACACTGAG GCAGTTCTTGAGAAGCAGAGTTATATGCTTATTGGAAGACATGACATTGAAAATTTGATGCGACGTGATCCAGCAAGTGCATTTTTGCCAACTTCACTTGCTCATGCTCATGCCAATGGAGATAACCATATTGCTGATGCTGAATCTGATGGGGTTGAATTGGAAATCAGTGCTCTTCTCATGAAACTAAGGCCAATCAAACAG GAGTCTTTAATTCGTGATAACAACAAACTTATATTGTTGGCATCCCTTAGTGATTCATTGGAGTACATTGCCGATTCTATAGAAAG GTTTGGAAATGCATCAGCAAAAGCATCTGATGAAGAAGTGGAACAAGAGATGAATGATGTTAAGCCGACACCTGGGCATGGGCATCATAAACGAAATGCTAGTGTAGCTCATAAGGACCTGGCATCATTTGCTGATGATTACAGAAAGCTAGCAATTGATTGCTTGAAGGTTTTACGTGTTGAGATGCAGTTAGAAACAGTTTTCAATATGCAG GTAATGGCAACACGGGAATACTTGGAGGACCAAGATGCTGAGGAACCTGATGATTATGTTATATCTTTAATCACCCAg ATAACTCGTAGAGACGAGGTAATTGGTCCTTTCATTGCTCCAACAAAACGAAACTATGTATTTGGTGGAATCTGTGCTGTTGCTTCACATGCATCCATCAAG gcTTTGGCGGAGATGAAACGCATCAATCTTTTTGGGGTACAGCAGATATGTAGGAATACAATTGCATTAGAACAG GCTTTGTCTGCGATCCCATCAATTGATAATGAATCAGTGCAAATGAGGTTAGATCATGTGAGAACTTACTACGAACTGCTAAACATGCCAGTGGAG GCATTACTTGCCTTTGTTACAGAGCATGACACATTATTCACTGCCATAGA GTACTATAATCTTCTAAAGGTGCAGGTACCTGGTAGGGAAGTTCCAGATGATGCCAAAGGTAGGATGGCTGAGATCTTGCCTATTTAA